The Setaria italica strain Yugu1 chromosome IX, Setaria_italica_v2.0, whole genome shotgun sequence genome has a window encoding:
- the LOC101783110 gene encoding uncharacterized protein LOC101783110 has translation MSHGRSKSDSIRVLRMDSVDSSSPRCLAHAQHQQDAGELKDQNSTSKMPSCPNELPCSLKREVQVLEKRLNDQFVMRRALEKALGYKPCAILSSNESCIPKPTEELIKEIAVLELEVICLEQHLLTLYRKAFEQQFCPANSSCDMESVNQSARSFSGILSAASELDFSTPRKHQLAQSSRMVLARKSTPTTSTSETSHEKTNIVRSHSSLLHRSVRVSPSANNLARALKPCHTSPLSFVEEGKCMDSGIVSLADILGTRVADHVPQTPNKISEDMIKCIAAIYIRLRDVPTVQHAFFPSPCSSFSSASGLSSKYTADIWSPRCRKESFIEAWQENALGNGESRELGLQYDSVVEVSALCKGDQRSADVKDMLRKYMSLVQLLETADLSGMKHEEKLAFWINVHNAMMMHAHIEYGIPQSNSKRILLTKVSYIISGQRVNAELIEYQILCCRAHSSGQWLRLLLYPKWKSRDKDELQGFAVDRPEPLVHFALSSGSYSDPVVRLYNPKSLFQQLEAAKEEYIRANVGVRGRGQHKVILPKALELYARDAGLGAQEVVAAVECHLPEGLRDAVRRSQQGGRARGRGVGGGGVEWRPHNLAFRYLLAKELVGGSPACGRQLEKAGPVGAVRADP, from the exons ATGTCTCACGGCCGCTCCAAGAG TGATTCTATCAGAGTGCTCAGAATGGATAGTGTGGATTCTTCTTCGCCGAGGTGCCTTGCTCATGCTCAGCATCAACAG GATGCCGGGGAACTGAAGGATCAGAACAGCACCAGTAAGATGCCGTCCTGTCCTAATGAGCTTCCATGCTCATTGAAGCGAGAG GTTCAAGTCCTTGAGAAGCGACTAAATGATCAATTTGTCATGCGCCGTGCTCTTGAGAAAGCACTGGGTTACAAGCCTTGTGCTATTCTTTCATCAAATGAGAGCTGCATTCCAAAG CCAACAGAGGAGCTAATAAAGGAGATTGCAGTACTAGAGCTAGAGGTCATATGCTTGGAGCAACATCTCCTGACTCTCTACCGAAAGGCCTTTGAACAACAATTTTGCCCTGCCAATTCTTCTTGTGACATGGAAAGCGTCAATCAATCAGCAAGGTCTTTTTCAGGCATACTATCTGCAGCTTCAGAACTGGACTTCTCAACCCCAAGGAAGCACCAACTAGCGCAGTCCAGTCGAATGGTCTTGGCACGCAAGTCGACACCTACAACTTCTACAAGCGAAACTAGCCACGAAAAGACCAATATCGTACGCAGCCATTCCTCGCTTCTTCACCGTTCCGTCAGGGTATCTCCTTCAGCAAACAATCTTGCTAGAGCTCTGAAACCATGCCATACTTCGCCTCTATCATTTGTTGAG GAAGGGAAGTGCATGGATTCTGGTATAGTGAGTTTGGCAGATATATTAGGGACCAGGGTTGCAGATCATGTTCCTCAGACGCCTAACAAGATATCCGAGGACATGATCAAATGCATTGCTGCCATATACATACGGCTGAGAGACGTTCCCACAGTTCAACATGCCTTCTTCCCCTCACCCTGCTCATCCTTTTCATCAGCAAGTGGATTATCTTCGAAATATACCGCAGATATTTGGAGCCCCAGGTGCAGGAAAGAGAGCTTCATTGAGGCGTGGCAGGAGAACGCATTAGGCAATGGCGAATCAAGGGAGCTGGGTCTACAGTATGATTCTGTGGTTGAGGTTTCTGCTCTTTGCAAGGGTGATCAGAGGTCTGCTGATGTTAAAGATATGTTGCGCAAATATAT GTCACTTGTACAGCTTCTAGAAACTGCTGATCTCAGTGGGATGAAACATGAAGAGAAGCTTGCTTTCTGGATCAATGTGCATAATGCAATGATGATGCAT GCCCATATCGAATACGGGATTCCACAGAGTAACAGCAAGAGAATCCTGCTAACCAAG GTATCCTACATCATTAGTGGCCAAAGAGTAAACGCGGAGCTGATAGAGTACCAGATCTTGTGTTGCCGAGCGCATTCTTCTGGACAG TGGCTTAGGCTGCTGCTCTACCCGAAATGGAAGTCCAGGGACAAGGACGAGCTGCAAGGCTTCGCCGTGGACCGGCCGGAGCCGCTGGTGCACTTCGCGCTGTCCTCCGGCAGCTACTCGGACCCAGTG GTGCGGCTGTACAACCCGAAGAGCCTGTTCCAGCAGCTGGAGGCCGCGAAGGAGGAGTACATCCGCGCCAACGTCGGCGTGCGCGGCCGGGGCCAGCACAAGGTAATCCTCCCCAAGGCCCTGGAGCTGTACGCGCGGGACGCCGGTCTGGGCGCGCAGGAGGTGGTTGCCGCCGTCGAGTGCCACCTGCCCGAGGGCCTCCGGGACGCAGTGCGCCGGAGCCAgcagggcgggcgggcgcgcggccggggcgtcggcggcggcggcgtggagtgGAGGCCCCACAACCTGGCGTTCAGATACCTGCTGGCCAAGGAGCTGGTGGGCGGGTCCCCCGCGTGCGGCCGGCAGCTCGAGAAAGCCGGGCCGGTCGGCGCGGTGCGTGCCGATCCGTGA
- the LOC101784451 gene encoding allene oxide synthase 2 yields the protein MASSDQGSSGAPKPVPGSYGLPVIGAVRDRLDFYYFQGQDKYFESRVERYGSTVVRINVPPGPFMAKDPRVVAVLDAKSFPVLFDMDKVEKKNLFTGTYMSSTSLTGGYRVCSYLDPSEPTHTKVKQMLFNLLLSRKDEVIPTFRSNFSSLLATVESELAKSGKAAFNKLNDVTSFDFIGEAYFGVRPSATNLGSSGPTKAAKWLIWQLHPLVTLGLPMVLEEPLLHTFHLPPFLIKGDYKALYNYYSTAGKQALDMAETLGLSREEACHNLLFATTFNSYGGLKVLFPGLLANIANAGEKLHERLVAEIRGAVAEAGGKVTLAALEKMELTKSVVWESLRLDPPVKFQYGHAKKDLEIASHDGVFQVKKGEMLFGYQPCATKDARVFGSTAREFVPDRFVGDEGSKLLQYVYWSNGRETESPSVDNKQCPGKNFVVLVGRLFVVELFLRYDTFTATVSTELLGASVNFTSVTKATSGPGSE from the coding sequence ATGGCGAGCTCCGATCAGGGTTCGTCCGGCGCCCCGAAGCCGGTGCCGGGCAGCTACGGGCTGCCGGTGATCGGCGCCGTGCGGGACCGCCTCGACTTCTACTACTTCCAGGGCCAGGACAAGTACTTCGAGTCCCGCGTCGAGCGCTACGGCTCCACCGTCGTGCGCATCAACGTGCCGCCGGGCCCGTTCATGGCCAAGGACCCGCGGGTGGTCGCCGTCCTCGACGCCAAGAGCTTCCCCGTGCTTTTCGACATGGACAaggtggagaagaagaaccTCTTCACGGGCACCTACATGTCCTCCACCTCCCTCACCGGCGGCTACCGCGTCTGCTCCTACCTCGACCCCTCCGAGCCCACCCACACCAAGGTCAAGCAGATGCTCTTCAACCTCCTGCTCTCCCGCAAGGACGAGGTCATCCCAACCTTCCGCTCCaacttctcctccctcctcgccaCCGTCGAGTCGGAGCTCGCCAAGTCCGGCAAGGCCGCGTTCAACAAGCTCAACGACGTCACCTCCTTCGACTTCATCGGCGAGGCCTACTTCGGCGTGCGCCCCTCGGCGACCAACCTCGGCAGCAGCGGGCCCACCAAGGCCGCCAAGTGGCTCATCTGGCAGCTCCACCCCCTCGTCACGCTCGGCCTCCCCATGGTCCTCGAGGAGCCCCTCCTccacaccttccacctcccgcCGTTCCTCATCAAGGGCGACTACAAGGCGCTGTACAATTACTACTCGACCGCCGGGAAGCAAGCGCTCGACATGGCCGAGACACTGGGCCTGTCGCGGGAGGAGGCCTGCCACAACCTGCTTTTCGCCACGACGTTCAACAGCTACGGCGGCCTCAAGGTGCTCTTCCCGGGGCTCCTGGCCAACATCGCCAACGCCGGGGAGAAGCTCCACGAGAGGCTTGTGGCGGAGATCCGCGGCGCCGTGGCCGAGGCCGGCGGCAAGGTCACCCTGGCGGCGCTGGAGAAGATGGAGCTGACCAAGTCGGTGGTGTGGGAGTCGCTGCGCCTGGACCCGCCCGTCAAGTTCCAGTACGGCCACGCCAAGAAGGACCTGGAGATCGCGAGCCACGACGGCGTGTTCCAGGTGAAGAAGGGCGAGATGCTGTTCGGTTACCAGCCGTGCGCCACCAAGGACGCCCGCGTGTTCGGCTCCACGGCCAGGGAGTTCGTGCCCGACCGGTTCGTCGGCGACGAGGGCAGCAAGCTGCTGCAGTACGTGTACTGGTCCAACGGGCGCGAGACCGAGAGCCCCAGCGTCGACAACAAGCAGTGCCCCGGCAAGAACTTCGTGGTGCTCGTCGGCAGGCTCTTCGTCGTCGAGCTGTTCCTCCGCTACGACACCTTCACCGCCACCGTCAGCACGGAGCTGCTCGGCGCCAGCGTCAACTTCACCAGCGTGACGAAGGCGACCTCTGGTCCAGGCAGCGAGTAA
- the LOC101783769 gene encoding non-symbiotic hemoglobin, protein MALAEGNGVVVFSEEQEALVLKSWALMKKDSANLGLRFFLKIFEIAPSAKQMFSFLRDSDVPLEKNPKLKTHAMSVFVMTCEAAAQLRKAGKVTVRETTLKRLGATHFKYGVADGHFEVTGYALLETIKEALPADMWSLEMKNAWSEAYNQLVAAIKQEMKPAA, encoded by the exons ATGGCGCTCGCGGAGGGGAACGGCGTGGTCGTCTTCAGCGAGGAGCAGGAGGCGCTGGTGCTCAAGTCGTGGGCCCTCATGAAGAAGGACTCGGCCAACCTCGGCCTCCGCTTCTTCCTCAA GATCTTCGAGATCGCGCCGTCGGCGAAGCAGATGTTCTCGTTCCTGCGCGACTCCGACGTGCCGCTGGAGAAGAACCCCAAGCTCAAGACGCACGCCATGTCCGTCTTTGTCATG ACctgcgaggcggcggcgcagcttcGGAAGGCCGGGAAGGTCACCGTGAGGGAGACGACGCTCAAGAGGCTGGGCGCCACGCACTTCAAGTACGGCGTCGCGGACGGCCACTTTGAG GTGACGGGGTACGCACTGCTGGAGACGATAAAGGAGGCGCTTCCGGCTGATATGTGGAGCCTGGAGATGAAGAACGCATGGAGCGAGGCTTACAACCAGCTGGTGGCGGCCATCAAGCAGGAGATGAAGCCTGCTGCATGA